GACCACGGCAGCTGCGCCGGGCTGAGGAAGCTCTTCGACTCCCTGCCCGAGGTGCCGTCGGCCCCGGCGTCGACGGGCACGGTCGACAAGACCCTCGGCGGGCTCCTGGGGGCACCGGCATGAGCGCGCGGCACCTGGGAAGGGCGGCCGCCTGGGCGGCGGCCGGCTCGCTGCTGCTGACCGGCTGCGAGTTCAACGGCTGGTACGACGTCCCGCTCCCCGGCGGCGCCGCCTCGGACGGCCACGCCTACCACGTCACCGTCGAGTTCCGGGACGTCCTGGACCTGGTGCCGCAGTCGGCGGTCAAGGTCGACGACGTCACCGTGGGCGCGGTCGAGAAGGTGCGACTGGACGGCTGGCACGCGCGGGTCCGGCTCAGGATCGCCGACTCGGTGAAGCTGCCCGGCAACGCGGTCGCCGATCTGAGGCAGACCAGCATGCTCGGCGAGAAGTACGTCGCCCTGTCCCCGCCGGCCGGCACCGCTCCCGTCGGACGGCTCCACGACGGCGACGTCATCCCGCTGTCCCGCAGCGGCCGCAACCCGGAGGTCGAGGAGGTGCTGTCGGCCCTGTCCGCGCTGCTCAACGGCGGCGGGGTGGCCCAGCTGAAGACGATCACCGTCGAGCTGAACCAGGCCCTGAGCGGCCGCGAGGACCGGGTCAGGTCCCTGCTGAAGCAGCTCGACACGTTCCTCGGCGGCCTCGACCGCCAACGGGCGCAGATCGTGCGCGCGCTCGAGGGCGTCGACCGGCTGGCGAAGCGGCTGAAGAAGGAGAAGAAGACGATCGCCCTGGCCGTCGACACCATGCCGCCCGCCCTGAAGGCCCTCGCCGGCCAGCGCAAGGACCTGACGAAGATGCTCACCGCCCTGTCGACACTCGGCAAGACCGGCACCAAGGTGGTGAACGCCTCCCACGACGACACCGTCGCCAACCTCAGGAAGCTCCAGCCCATCCTGCGGGAGCTGAACAAGGCGGGCGACGACCTGCCCAACTCGCTTGAACTCCTCACCACCTACCCGTTCCCGCGCAACGCGACGGACGCCGTCAAGGGCGACTACGTCAACCTGAGGATCACCGCCGACCTCGACCTGGCGGACCTGTACGGCAACGTCACCGGCAAGCCGGGCAAGGGCGGGAAGTCCCCGGCCCCCAAGGCCCCGCACCTTCCCGGCCTCCCCACCCCCGCCCCGCTGCCGTCCGTGCCGTCCCTGCCGGGCACCCCGTCCGTGCCGCCCGTGCCCTCCACGCCCTCCGCCCCCGCCGTGCCCTCGACGCCCTCCGGCGGCAGCACCCTGCTGTGCCCGCCGGTGTGCACCGCCGGCTACGGCACCGGGGCCGGCTCGCGTCGCCTCCCGCCCGGGACCGACCTCGGCCTCGCCGAGCTGATGCTGAAGGGGATACTGCCGTGATCACACGTACGGTCAGGGCCCAGCTGCTCGCCTTCGCGGCCGTCACCGCCCTCGGGGTGTCGTACGTCGGCGCCCGCTACACGGGCCTCGTGGACGACGTCCTCGACCGCGGGTACACCGTGCGCGCCGACTTCGCCGAGTCCGGGGGCGTCTTCCCCGGCGCCGAGGTCACCTACCGGGGCGTGCCGGTGGGCCGCGTGGGCGATCTGCGGCTGACCGGGTCCGGGGTGTCGGTGGCGCTGAAGATCGAGGACGGCGCGCCGAGGATCCCGGCGGACACGCTCGCGGTGGTAGCCGACCGTTCGGCGGTGGGCGAGCAGTACGTCGACCTCCAGCCTCGGCGGTCGGGCGGGCCGTACCTCATGGACGGCAGCCCGATCCCGCGCAGCCGCACCCGGACCCCGCTGCCGGTCACCGACCTGGTCCTCAGCCTCGACCGGCTGGTCGAGTCGGTCGGCAAGGACGATCTGCGGGTCACCGTGGACGAGCTGGGCAAGGCGTTCGCCGGCACCGGACCGAACCTGAGCCGGCTGGTGGACTCCGGCAACGCACTGGTGGAGTCCGCGTCCGCGTCGCTCCCCCAGACGGTCTCGCTGATCGAGGACTCGCGGAAGGTGCTCAGGACCCAGGCCGGCCAGGGCTCGGCCATCAAGTCGTTCTCCCGCGACCTGGCCACGCTCACCGCGCAGCTCAAGTCGAGCGACGGCGATCTGCGCCGGCTGATCGGCAACACGCCGCCCGCCGGCGAGCAGCTGGACTCCCTGCTGAAGTCCACCCGGCCGCACGTGCCGGTCCTGCTGGCCAACCTCATCAGCGGCGGCCAGATCACCCTGGCCCGGCTGCCCGGTGTCGAACAGGCCCTGGTGACGCTCCCGCTCACGGTCGCGGGCAGCTACACGGTCATCCCCGGCGACGGCACCACCCACTTCGGGCTGACCGTGAACGCCGACGACCCGCCCGCGTGCACCCAGGGCTACAACACCCGGCGGCGCGACCCCGCCGACACCGGCACGCGCCCGGCGAACACCGCCGCGCACTGCGCGGCACCGCGCGGCAGCAAGACCTCGGTGCGCGGAGCCCAGAACGCGCCGGGCGCGACGACCGGTCCGTCCGGCGCGCACCGGGCCGCGTTCGTGGCGCCGTACGACCCGGAGACCGGCACCGCGACCGGCCCGGACGGATCGCCCGTCGAGATCGGCTCGACGGGCGGCGAACAGACCGTGTTCGGAAAGGAGTCCTGGCAATGGCTGCTCGTGGGACCGATGGCGTGACAGGCACACGCGTCAGGCTGCTGTCGGCGGGACTCGTCGCCGCCACCGTCCTGACGACCGTCGTGGCGGTCTGGCTGGGCCTGAAGCTGTCCGACCAGCGCGCGGCGGAGCAGCGCCGCCAGGACGTCCTGGCGGCGGCCCGCCAGTCGGCGCTGAACTTCACCTCGCTCGACTACCGGCACTACGACCGGGACAGCCGCGCGGTGCTGCAGGGCGCCACCGGCGACTTCAAGAAGCAGTTCGCCGCGCAGACCGCCCAGCTGACGAAGCTCGTCGCCCAGAACAAGTCGGTGTCCGAGGGACAGGTCCTGGAAGCGGGCATCGTGCGGTCCGACGCGCACGCGGCCCGGGTCCTGGTCGTGGCCGACAGCAAGGTGACCAACACCGCCGCGCCCGACGGCCAGGCGCGCACCTACCGCCTCCAGCTCGACCTGGTGCGCGTGGCCGGCCGCTGGCTGACGTCCGA
This genomic interval from Streptomyces sp. NBC_00557 contains the following:
- a CDS encoding MCE family protein, with product MSARHLGRAAAWAAAGSLLLTGCEFNGWYDVPLPGGAASDGHAYHVTVEFRDVLDLVPQSAVKVDDVTVGAVEKVRLDGWHARVRLRIADSVKLPGNAVADLRQTSMLGEKYVALSPPAGTAPVGRLHDGDVIPLSRSGRNPEVEEVLSALSALLNGGGVAQLKTITVELNQALSGREDRVRSLLKQLDTFLGGLDRQRAQIVRALEGVDRLAKRLKKEKKTIALAVDTMPPALKALAGQRKDLTKMLTALSTLGKTGTKVVNASHDDTVANLRKLQPILRELNKAGDDLPNSLELLTTYPFPRNATDAVKGDYVNLRITADLDLADLYGNVTGKPGKGGKSPAPKAPHLPGLPTPAPLPSVPSLPGTPSVPPVPSTPSAPAVPSTPSGGSTLLCPPVCTAGYGTGAGSRRLPPGTDLGLAELMLKGILP
- a CDS encoding MlaD family protein; this translates as MITRTVRAQLLAFAAVTALGVSYVGARYTGLVDDVLDRGYTVRADFAESGGVFPGAEVTYRGVPVGRVGDLRLTGSGVSVALKIEDGAPRIPADTLAVVADRSAVGEQYVDLQPRRSGGPYLMDGSPIPRSRTRTPLPVTDLVLSLDRLVESVGKDDLRVTVDELGKAFAGTGPNLSRLVDSGNALVESASASLPQTVSLIEDSRKVLRTQAGQGSAIKSFSRDLATLTAQLKSSDGDLRRLIGNTPPAGEQLDSLLKSTRPHVPVLLANLISGGQITLARLPGVEQALVTLPLTVAGSYTVIPGDGTTHFGLTVNADDPPACTQGYNTRRRDPADTGTRPANTAAHCAAPRGSKTSVRGAQNAPGATTGPSGAHRAAFVAPYDPETGTATGPDGSPVEIGSTGGEQTVFGKESWQWLLVGPMA